A section of the Jannaschia sp. S6380 genome encodes:
- a CDS encoding DUF4178 domain-containing protein, whose product MTDRSCPNCGAALPAILAHARMVNCAFCGSSIVLDDATLRLAGRAGEMLDAPELIELARPVRLPQGVFTARGHVRYDYGRGHWDEYHGDLDGDLVWVSVDEGDVVLQRPLADPPQGARTLFRLGATLRVMGLDYTCTEVATARAAAFRGQLPEAIVVGEAHLYANFAGPRGAILSGEAWTLPGGEEAIAWFHGHWIDPFAVRPA is encoded by the coding sequence ATGACCGACCGATCCTGTCCGAACTGCGGTGCCGCGCTTCCGGCAATCCTCGCCCACGCGCGGATGGTGAATTGCGCGTTCTGCGGCAGCTCGATCGTGCTGGATGACGCCACGCTGCGGCTGGCCGGCCGGGCCGGAGAGATGCTGGACGCGCCCGAATTGATCGAACTGGCCCGGCCGGTGCGCCTGCCGCAGGGCGTGTTCACGGCCCGGGGCCATGTCCGCTATGACTACGGGCGGGGACATTGGGACGAGTATCACGGCGATCTGGACGGCGATCTGGTCTGGGTCTCGGTGGACGAGGGCGACGTCGTTCTGCAGCGCCCCCTGGCCGACCCGCCGCAGGGGGCGCGCACGCTGTTTCGCCTCGGGGCAACGTTGCGCGTGATGGGCCTCGACTACACCTGCACCGAGGTGGCGACGGCCCGCGCGGCCGCCTTCCGCGGGCAACTGCCCGAGGCGATCGTGGTGGGCGAGGCGCATCTCTATGCCAACTTCGCCGGTCCGCGCGGGGCCATCTTGTCGGGCGAGGCCTGGACCCTGCCCGGCGGCGAGGAGGCGATCGCCTGGTTCCATGGCCACTGGATCGACCCGTTCGCGGTGAGGCCGGCATGA
- a CDS encoding DUF4178 domain-containing protein codes for MTGQVRSIDCPNCGAGLDVLGGGRVTTKICSYCGASLDATDAFRVIEVFGNMDRPESPFRLGITGSLDGAHFTVIGTLGQREAADDGVWFWVDHQIYSPTHGYAWLTVEDGHVLLTRKVRDWPEGTFLTADMVERAESRPSRTWRGRTYRYYAWSRSEVHFVEGEFNFRPRKGDMAHSVSLMPRGAGGDMLQFVEPFEGREREVEVTTYRPDAAAAFGAPPPTPEGVHPLQPYLAPRTRAFRTGFFAAMTAVAVALALLAWAAQPPAQQVYAGPPAGFPEVGTFEVERIDRPVRVELHQDLSNDFADYDLTLTDPAGEVLAETYRGISYYSGGSGADRWSEGSRYARLGFAPTVPGIYSLSLLGDASQGGAASDPNARLRVTVQTGQTNPIWLWCAAGLFALAFLWQASGGWRHRWARWRGSDWTEDD; via the coding sequence ATGACGGGGCAGGTCCGGTCGATCGATTGTCCGAATTGCGGCGCGGGTCTCGACGTGCTGGGTGGCGGTCGGGTCACCACCAAGATCTGCAGCTACTGCGGGGCGTCGCTGGACGCCACCGACGCGTTCCGCGTGATCGAGGTGTTCGGCAATATGGATCGACCCGAAAGCCCATTTCGCCTGGGCATAACGGGTTCGCTGGACGGCGCGCATTTTACGGTCATCGGCACATTGGGTCAGCGCGAGGCCGCCGATGATGGCGTCTGGTTCTGGGTGGATCACCAGATCTATTCCCCGACGCATGGCTATGCCTGGCTGACGGTCGAGGACGGCCATGTATTGCTGACGCGCAAGGTGCGCGACTGGCCCGAGGGGACGTTCCTGACCGCCGACATGGTGGAGCGGGCCGAGAGCCGGCCTTCGCGGACCTGGCGCGGGCGAACCTATCGCTACTACGCGTGGTCGCGGAGCGAGGTCCATTTCGTCGAGGGCGAATTCAACTTCCGGCCCCGGAAGGGTGACATGGCCCACAGCGTCTCGCTGATGCCGCGCGGCGCCGGTGGCGACATGCTGCAGTTCGTCGAACCGTTCGAGGGCCGAGAGCGCGAGGTCGAGGTGACGACCTATCGGCCCGACGCGGCCGCGGCCTTCGGCGCCCCGCCGCCCACGCCCGAAGGCGTGCATCCGCTGCAGCCCTATCTGGCACCCCGGACACGGGCATTCCGGACCGGATTCTTCGCCGCGATGACGGCGGTCGCGGTCGCGCTCGCCCTTCTGGCCTGGGCCGCGCAACCACCGGCGCAACAGGTCTATGCCGGGCCCCCGGCCGGGTTCCCCGAAGTCGGAACCTTCGAGGTCGAACGGATCGACCGGCCCGTTCGGGTGGAATTGCACCAGGACCTCTCCAACGATTTCGCCGATTACGACCTGACGCTGACCGATCCCGCGGGCGAGGTTCTGGCCGAGACCTATCGCGGCATCAGCTATTACAGCGGCGGATCGGGCGCCGACCGCTGGAGCGAGGGCAGCCGCTATGCCCGCTTGGGCTTTGCCCCGACGGTGCCGGGGATCTATTCGCTCTCGCTTCTGGGCGACGCGTCGCAGGGCGGGGCGGCATCGGATCCGAACGCGCGTTTGCGTGTGACGGTGCAGACCGGGCAGACCAATCCGATCTGGCTATGGTGCGCGGCGGGCCTGTTCGCGCTGGCCTTCCTGTGGCAGGCCTCGGGCGGGTGGCGGCACCGATGGGCGCGCTGGCGCGGCAGCGACTGGACGGAGGACGATTGA
- a CDS encoding DUF350 domain-containing protein has product MTAFENIVFAEIVSTIFYTFFGLSLMLACWWLIELFTPFSLRKELEEDQNTAIAIVMGAMFIALAIIIAAVMRS; this is encoded by the coding sequence ATGACCGCCTTCGAGAACATCGTCTTCGCCGAAATCGTCTCGACGATCTTCTACACCTTCTTCGGCCTGTCGTTGATGCTGGCCTGCTGGTGGCTGATCGAGCTGTTCACGCCGTTCTCGCTCCGCAAGGAACTGGAGGAGGACCAGAACACGGCGATCGCGATCGTCATGGGCGCGATGTTCATCGCCCTTGCCATCATCATCGCCGCCGTCATGCGGAGCTGA